One Paenibacillus thermoaerophilus genomic region harbors:
- the purB gene encoding adenylosuccinate lyase, whose protein sequence is MLARYSRPEMARIWTEENKFKAWLEVELLSCEAWAELGVIPKEDVKRLREKATFNVDRIYEIEQETRHDVIAFTRCLSESLGEERKWVHYGLTSTDVVDTALGYLLRQANEILERDIVNFIEILREQAVKYKDTVMMGRTHGVHAEPTTFGLKMALWMEEMKRNLERFRQSAKNVQFGKISGAVGTYANIDPFVEQYVCEKLGLSPAPVSTQTLQRDRHADYMATLALIATSIDKFATEIRALQKSEFREVEEPFAKGQKGSSAMPHKRNPIGCENMSGLSRVIRGHMITAYENVALWHERDISHSSAERVILPDATILLDYMLNRFMNIVKNLTVFPENMKRNMQRTYGVPFSGRVMTKLIDKGLSRETAYDTVQPRAMQAWEEQRPFREIVESDEVITKYLTPEDIEDAFDPSWHVKHVDTIFKRLGLLD, encoded by the coding sequence ATGCTAGCGCGTTATTCGAGACCGGAAATGGCACGGATCTGGACGGAGGAAAACAAATTCAAGGCATGGCTCGAAGTGGAGCTTTTGTCCTGCGAGGCCTGGGCGGAGCTTGGCGTCATCCCCAAGGAAGACGTGAAGCGGCTGAGGGAAAAAGCAACGTTTAACGTGGACCGAATCTACGAGATCGAGCAGGAGACCCGCCACGACGTGATCGCCTTCACCCGCTGCTTGTCGGAGTCGCTCGGCGAGGAGCGCAAATGGGTCCACTACGGCTTGACGTCCACCGACGTGGTCGACACCGCTCTCGGGTATTTGCTGCGGCAGGCCAACGAGATTTTAGAGCGCGACATTGTGAACTTCATCGAAATTTTGCGCGAGCAAGCGGTCAAATATAAAGATACCGTTATGATGGGCCGGACGCACGGCGTTCATGCGGAGCCGACGACGTTCGGGCTGAAAATGGCGCTGTGGATGGAAGAAATGAAGCGCAACCTGGAGCGTTTCCGCCAGTCGGCCAAAAACGTCCAGTTCGGCAAAATCTCGGGTGCGGTCGGCACGTATGCGAACATCGACCCGTTCGTGGAGCAGTACGTGTGCGAGAAGCTGGGCCTCAGCCCGGCGCCGGTGTCCACGCAGACGCTGCAGCGCGACCGCCACGCGGACTATATGGCGACGTTGGCGCTGATCGCGACGTCGATCGACAAGTTCGCAACCGAGATCCGGGCGCTGCAAAAAAGCGAGTTCCGCGAAGTCGAGGAGCCGTTCGCGAAAGGCCAGAAGGGCTCGTCCGCGATGCCGCACAAGCGGAATCCGATCGGCTGCGAGAACATGTCCGGGCTGTCCCGCGTCATCCGCGGCCATATGATCACGGCGTACGAGAACGTCGCCCTGTGGCATGAGCGCGACATCTCGCACTCGTCCGCGGAGCGCGTCATTTTGCCGGACGCGACGATCCTGCTGGACTACATGCTGAACCGGTTCATGAACATCGTCAAGAACTTGACCGTGTTCCCGGAAAATATGAAGCGCAACATGCAGCGCACGTACGGCGTGCCGTTCTCCGGCCGCGTCATGACGAAGCTGATCGACAAGGGCCTCTCCCGCGAGACGGCGTACGATACCGTTCAGCCGCGCGCGATGCAGGCATGGGAGGAGCAGCGGCCGTTCCGCGAGATCGTCGAGAGCGACGAAGTGATCACGAAGTATTTGACCCCCGAGGATATCGAGGACGCGTTCGACCCTTCGTGGCACGTCAAGCACGTCGACACGATCTTCAAGCGGCTGGGCTTGCTGGATTAA
- a CDS encoding phosphoribosylaminoimidazolesuccinocarboxamide synthase — protein MSILTLGTAVGRVHAPLIYKGKVRELYDLGEHMLIVVTDRISAFDYVLRPEVPDKGNMLNLISKFWFERTAGIQDNHVVHADIDRLPAGVIAAEDRELFRDRIMVAKKAKRIDIECVVRGYITGGGWRQYRKSGEVNGVKLPEGLRKNERLPEPIFTPAAKNDVGHDEDIPFERMAELVGADTAADLREKSLRLYRYAHDHCLSQGIILADTKFEFGEIDGRIILIDEIFTPDSSRYWAQENYALDTEIESMDKEPVRTYLAGSGWDKNSEPDPLPEHVVAETTRRYRDIYTRLTGVPRG, from the coding sequence ATGAGCATACTTACATTGGGAACGGCGGTCGGCCGGGTCCATGCGCCGCTGATTTATAAAGGAAAGGTTCGGGAACTGTACGATCTGGGCGAGCATATGCTGATCGTCGTCACCGACCGGATCAGCGCGTTCGACTACGTGCTGCGGCCCGAAGTGCCGGACAAGGGCAACATGTTGAATCTGATCAGCAAGTTCTGGTTCGAGCGCACGGCGGGCATTCAGGACAACCATGTCGTGCACGCCGACATCGACCGGCTTCCGGCGGGCGTGATCGCCGCCGAAGACCGCGAGCTGTTCCGCGACCGGATCATGGTGGCGAAGAAGGCGAAGCGGATCGACATCGAATGCGTCGTGCGCGGGTATATAACCGGCGGCGGCTGGCGGCAGTACCGGAAGTCCGGCGAAGTGAACGGCGTCAAGCTGCCGGAGGGACTGCGCAAGAACGAGCGGCTGCCGGAGCCGATCTTCACCCCCGCGGCGAAAAACGACGTCGGCCACGACGAGGACATCCCGTTCGAGCGGATGGCGGAGCTGGTCGGCGCGGATACGGCGGCGGACCTGCGCGAGAAGTCGCTGCGGCTGTACCGTTACGCGCATGACCACTGCTTGAGCCAGGGCATCATCCTCGCGGACACGAAGTTCGAATTCGGCGAGATCGACGGGCGGATCATCCTGATCGACGAGATTTTCACTCCGGACTCGTCGCGCTACTGGGCGCAGGAGAACTATGCGCTCGACACCGAGATCGAGAGCATGGACAAAGAGCCGGTCCGGACGTATCTGGCCGGATCGGGCTGGGACAAAAACAGCGAGCCGGACCCGCTGCCGGAACATGTCGTCGCCGAGACGACGCGCCGGTACCGCGATATATACACCCGCCTGACGGGCGTTCCGCGCGGATAG
- the purS gene encoding phosphoribosylformylglycinamidine synthase subunit PurS, with protein MKATVYVTIKQNVLDVQGSAVKGALHSMGFQEVGSVRIGKYLELELDTNDRSEAEARVKAMCEKLLANTVIEDYRFDLV; from the coding sequence ATGAAAGCGACCGTATACGTCACGATCAAACAAAACGTTCTCGACGTGCAAGGCAGCGCCGTAAAGGGCGCGCTTCACTCGATGGGCTTCCAGGAAGTCGGCAGCGTCCGCATCGGCAAATACCTGGAGCTGGAGCTGGACACGAACGACCGCAGCGAAGCCGAAGCCCGCGTCAAAGCGATGTGCGAGAAGCTGCTGGCCAACACCGTCATCGAAGACTACCGGTTCGACCTCGTATAA
- the purQ gene encoding phosphoribosylformylglycinamidine synthase subunit PurQ, whose protein sequence is MNFAVLVFPGSNCDIDCYKAVQSIGESVDYVWHTATDLSQYDAILVPGGFSYGDYLRCGAIARFAPVMNEVVKAAEQGKYVLGICNGFQILLESGLLPGAMLRNKTLKFRCHPSILRVENNRTPFTNQYAAGEEINIPIAHGEGNYYCDEATLERLKQNNQIVFRYAHDNPNGSVDDIAGICNERGNVLGMMPHPERAVHQLLGSEDGKRMFTSILNAWREQHGSAVVG, encoded by the coding sequence ATGAACTTTGCAGTGCTCGTATTCCCGGGCTCCAACTGCGACATCGATTGCTACAAAGCGGTCCAGTCGATCGGCGAATCGGTCGATTACGTGTGGCACACCGCCACGGACTTGTCCCAATATGACGCCATCCTCGTGCCGGGCGGCTTTTCTTACGGCGACTACCTGCGCTGCGGAGCGATCGCCCGTTTCGCGCCGGTCATGAACGAGGTCGTGAAAGCCGCGGAGCAGGGCAAATACGTGCTCGGCATCTGCAACGGCTTCCAGATTTTGCTGGAGTCCGGCTTGCTGCCGGGCGCGATGCTGCGCAACAAAACCTTGAAATTCCGCTGCCACCCGTCGATCCTGCGGGTCGAGAACAACCGGACCCCGTTCACGAACCAATACGCGGCCGGCGAGGAGATCAACATCCCGATCGCGCACGGCGAAGGCAACTATTATTGCGACGAGGCGACGCTGGAGCGCCTGAAGCAAAACAACCAGATCGTCTTCCGCTATGCGCACGACAATCCGAACGGCTCCGTCGACGACATCGCGGGCATCTGCAACGAACGCGGCAACGTGCTCGGCATGATGCCTCACCCGGAGCGCGCCGTGCACCAACTGCTCGGCTCGGAGGACGGCAAACGGATGTTCACATCGATCCTGAACGCATGGAGGGAACAGCATGGCTCAGCAGTTGTCGGCTAA
- the purL gene encoding phosphoribosylformylglycinamidine synthase subunit PurL, producing the protein MAQQLSAKEPTAEQIEQQKLYKQMGVTDEEYAKICGFLGRKPNYCEIGVFSVMWSEHCSYKNSKPILKKFPTTGPRVLMGPGEGAGIVDIGDNQAVVFKIESHNHPSAIEPYQGAATGVGGIIRDIFSMGARPVALLNSLRFGRLDNERVKYLFENVVSGIAGYGNCIGIPTVGGEVVFDESYEGNPLVNAMCVGLINHDEIQRGVAKGIGNPVLYVGPATGRDGIHGATFASEELTEESESKRPAVQVGDPFMEKLVMEACLELIKSGIVVGIQDMGAAGLTCSSSEMASKAGNGMELVLDRVPQREPGMTAYEMMLSESQERMLFVVRPEHEQQAKDIFRKWGLICETVGKVTDDGRLRLIHHGEVVGDIPVTALVDECPVYHKPSKVPAYYEENAHVDTTRYPEVTDLQGALEKLLATPSIASKEWVYNQYDYMVRTNTFVPPGSDAAVVGIDGTRKALAMTTDCNGRYVYLDPEVGGRIAVAEAARNIVCSGGEPLAITDNLNFGSPEKPEIFWQLEKAADGISEACRVLETPVIGGNVSLYNENAKGAIYPTPVIGMVGLVADVDHITTQGFKKEGDVIFLLGETKAELGGSEFQKVLHGVVEGRPPQIDLAVERKLQQALLGAIRSGLVASAHDLSEGGLAVALAESAISGKIGASVDVATELRADFALFSESQSRVLVSASPANADALAQAFVSAGVPCARLGTVGGESLRVSVNGRAVIDAEVGKLTRLFKDAIPAAMAK; encoded by the coding sequence ATGGCTCAGCAGTTGTCGGCTAAGGAACCTACGGCAGAACAAATCGAACAACAAAAGCTGTACAAGCAGATGGGCGTCACGGACGAAGAGTACGCCAAAATCTGCGGATTTCTCGGCCGCAAGCCGAATTACTGCGAGATCGGCGTGTTCTCCGTCATGTGGTCGGAGCACTGCTCGTACAAAAACTCGAAGCCGATCCTGAAGAAGTTCCCGACGACCGGCCCCCGCGTGCTGATGGGGCCGGGCGAAGGCGCCGGCATCGTCGACATCGGCGACAACCAGGCCGTCGTGTTCAAGATCGAATCGCATAACCATCCGTCCGCGATCGAGCCGTATCAAGGCGCGGCGACGGGCGTCGGCGGCATCATCCGCGACATCTTCTCGATGGGCGCGCGTCCGGTCGCGCTGCTGAACTCACTGCGGTTCGGCCGCCTGGACAACGAGCGCGTGAAATATTTGTTCGAGAACGTCGTCAGCGGCATCGCCGGCTACGGCAACTGCATCGGCATCCCGACGGTCGGCGGCGAAGTCGTGTTCGACGAGAGCTACGAGGGCAACCCGCTCGTTAACGCGATGTGCGTCGGACTCATCAACCACGACGAGATTCAGCGCGGCGTGGCCAAAGGCATCGGCAACCCGGTGCTGTACGTCGGACCGGCGACGGGCCGCGACGGCATCCACGGCGCGACGTTCGCCTCCGAGGAGCTGACGGAGGAGTCCGAGTCCAAGCGTCCGGCGGTTCAGGTCGGCGACCCGTTCATGGAGAAGCTTGTTATGGAAGCCTGCCTCGAGCTGATCAAGTCCGGCATCGTCGTCGGCATTCAGGATATGGGCGCGGCGGGTCTGACCTGCTCCAGCTCCGAGATGGCGAGCAAGGCCGGCAACGGCATGGAGCTGGTGCTGGACCGCGTGCCGCAGCGCGAGCCGGGCATGACGGCGTACGAGATGATGCTGTCCGAGTCCCAGGAGCGCATGCTGTTTGTCGTCCGGCCGGAGCATGAGCAGCAGGCGAAGGACATTTTCCGCAAATGGGGCCTGATCTGCGAGACGGTCGGCAAAGTAACCGACGACGGCAGACTGAGGCTCATTCATCACGGCGAAGTCGTGGGCGACATCCCGGTCACCGCGCTGGTCGACGAGTGCCCGGTGTACCACAAGCCTTCCAAAGTGCCGGCTTATTATGAAGAGAATGCCCATGTCGACACGACCCGCTACCCGGAAGTGACGGATCTGCAAGGAGCGCTGGAAAAGCTGCTCGCCACACCGTCCATCGCCAGCAAGGAATGGGTCTACAATCAATACGACTATATGGTGCGCACCAATACGTTCGTGCCCCCGGGCTCGGACGCGGCGGTCGTCGGCATCGACGGCACGCGCAAAGCGCTGGCCATGACGACGGACTGCAACGGACGCTACGTCTACCTCGATCCCGAAGTCGGCGGACGCATCGCGGTCGCGGAAGCGGCGCGCAACATCGTCTGCTCCGGCGGCGAGCCGCTGGCGATTACGGACAACCTGAACTTCGGCAGCCCGGAGAAGCCGGAAATTTTCTGGCAACTGGAAAAAGCGGCCGACGGCATCTCCGAAGCGTGCCGCGTGCTGGAGACGCCGGTCATCGGCGGCAACGTCTCGCTGTACAACGAGAACGCCAAAGGCGCGATCTACCCGACGCCGGTGATCGGCATGGTTGGTCTCGTCGCCGACGTCGATCATATCACGACACAGGGCTTCAAGAAGGAAGGCGACGTCATCTTCCTGCTGGGCGAGACAAAAGCCGAGCTCGGCGGCAGCGAATTCCAGAAGGTGCTGCACGGCGTCGTCGAAGGACGCCCGCCGCAGATCGATCTGGCGGTCGAGCGCAAGCTGCAGCAGGCGCTGCTCGGCGCGATCCGCAGCGGTCTTGTCGCATCGGCGCACGACTTGTCCGAGGGCGGTCTCGCGGTGGCGCTCGCCGAGTCGGCGATCAGCGGCAAGATCGGTGCTTCGGTCGACGTCGCGACAGAGCTGCGCGCGGACTTCGCGCTGTTCAGCGAGAGCCAGTCGCGCGTGCTCGTCAGCGCGTCCCCGGCTAACGCCGATGCGCTGGCTCAGGCGTTTGTCTCGGCTGGCGTGCCGTGCGCGCGGCTCGGCACCGTCGGCGGCGAGTCGCTGCGCGTCAGCGTGAACGGCCGCGCCGTCATCGACGCCGAGGTCGGCAAGCTGACCCGGTTGTTCAAGGACGCGATCCCGGCCGCGATGGCGAAGTAA
- the purF gene encoding amidophosphoribosyltransferase — protein MASQPIGSQAALRESVISRDAGSADELRSLREQWTGDFYNEGSGKDGPFDRLREECGIFGVFGYPNASSLCYYGLHALQHRGEESAGICTRDGEDFHYYRNMGLVKEVFDKDRLQSLKGSVAIGHVRYSTSGESKLANAQPLVFKYKGGDLAICTNGNLVNAPEIRKRLEESGSIFQTTSDTEVMIHLIARSKQPDIVSAAKEALRQVSGGFAFLIMTKDKLLVASDPHGLRPLVMGKLGNAYVFASETCAFETIGASYIRDVQPGELLVLDAGGLHEDRFATMQRRALCAMEYIYFSRPDSDLDGINLHTARKNMGRQLAKEAFVYADVVTGVPDSSISAAIGYAEQTGIPYEIGLIKNRYTGRTFIQPSQELRERGVKMKLSAVRKVVEGKRVVMIDDSIVRGTTSLRIVNMLREAGAKEVHVRISSPPYMNPCFYGIDTPDRKELIASSKTIEEIRQAINADSLHFLSKEGLLAAIGRPGQEYNRGHCTACFDNDYPTPVPDGSAAVGCGGCD, from the coding sequence ATGGCTTCCCAGCCGATCGGCAGCCAGGCGGCGCTTCGCGAATCCGTTATCTCGCGCGACGCCGGCTCGGCGGACGAACTGCGCTCGCTTCGCGAGCAGTGGACGGGCGATTTCTACAACGAAGGCAGCGGCAAGGACGGTCCGTTTGACCGGCTCCGCGAGGAATGCGGCATATTCGGCGTGTTCGGCTACCCGAACGCTTCGTCTCTTTGTTACTACGGTCTGCACGCGCTGCAGCACCGCGGCGAAGAGAGCGCAGGGATCTGCACGCGGGACGGCGAAGACTTCCATTATTATCGCAACATGGGTCTGGTCAAGGAAGTGTTCGACAAGGACCGGCTGCAATCGCTGAAGGGCAGCGTGGCGATCGGCCATGTGCGCTACTCGACCTCCGGTGAGAGCAAGCTGGCGAACGCGCAGCCGCTCGTGTTCAAATACAAGGGCGGCGATCTGGCGATCTGCACGAACGGCAATCTCGTCAACGCGCCGGAAATCCGCAAGCGGCTGGAGGAGTCGGGCTCGATCTTCCAGACGACAAGCGATACGGAGGTCATGATCCACCTGATCGCGCGCTCCAAGCAGCCCGACATCGTGTCCGCGGCGAAGGAAGCGCTGCGCCAGGTAAGCGGCGGCTTCGCGTTCCTCATCATGACGAAGGACAAACTGCTTGTCGCTTCCGATCCGCACGGCCTGCGTCCGCTTGTGATGGGCAAGCTGGGCAACGCGTACGTGTTCGCGTCGGAGACTTGCGCGTTCGAGACGATCGGCGCGAGCTACATCCGCGACGTCCAGCCGGGCGAGCTGCTGGTGCTGGACGCCGGCGGCCTGCACGAAGACCGCTTCGCGACGATGCAGCGCCGCGCGCTGTGCGCGATGGAATATATTTATTTCTCGCGTCCGGACAGCGACCTCGACGGCATCAATCTGCATACCGCGCGCAAAAACATGGGACGCCAGCTCGCGAAGGAAGCGTTCGTCTACGCCGACGTCGTGACCGGCGTTCCGGACTCCAGCATATCGGCGGCGATCGGCTACGCGGAGCAGACGGGCATCCCGTACGAGATCGGCTTGATCAAAAACCGCTACACGGGCCGCACGTTTATCCAGCCGAGCCAGGAGCTGCGCGAGCGGGGCGTCAAGATGAAGCTGAGCGCGGTGCGCAAGGTCGTCGAGGGCAAGCGTGTCGTCATGATCGACGACTCGATCGTGCGCGGCACGACGTCGCTGCGCATCGTCAATATGCTGCGGGAGGCGGGCGCCAAGGAAGTGCATGTGCGCATCAGCTCGCCGCCATACATGAACCCTTGCTTCTACGGCATCGATACGCCGGACCGCAAGGAGCTGATCGCCTCGTCCAAGACGATCGAGGAGATTCGCCAGGCGATCAACGCGGACTCGCTGCATTTCCTGTCGAAGGAAGGGCTGCTCGCCGCGATCGGGCGGCCCGGGCAGGAGTACAACCGCGGCCATTGCACCGCTTGCTTCGACAACGACTATCCGACGCCGGTTCCAGACGGGAGCGCGGCGGTCGGCTGCGGAGGCTGCGACTGA
- the purM gene encoding phosphoribosylformylglycinamidine cyclo-ligase — MSSEAYKQAGVDIAAGNEAVERMKKHVRKTFRPEVLTDLGGFGALFGLNKHKYEEPVLVSGTDGVGTKLKLAFMMDKHDTIGIDAVAMCVNDIVVQGAEPLFFLDYLATGKIVPEKIESIVKGIADGCAQSGCALIGGETAEMPGMYGEGEYDIAGFAVGVADKSKLVTGANIKPGDAVIGLASSGVHSNGYSLVRKLLLETMGYDLHAPHPDLGGQKLGDVLLTPTKLYVKSVLALLERVEVKGMAHITGGGFIENIPRVLPEGVNVEIDYGSWPILPIFRLMQRDGDISHRDMFTTFNMGIGMVLIVPEAQAEQAMAIAREHGEQPYRIGRVTPGERVVTFAGVQV; from the coding sequence GTGTCTTCTGAGGCGTATAAGCAAGCCGGCGTGGATATCGCCGCGGGCAATGAAGCCGTGGAACGGATGAAAAAGCACGTTCGCAAGACGTTCCGTCCCGAAGTGTTGACCGACCTGGGCGGCTTCGGCGCACTGTTCGGCCTGAACAAGCACAAATACGAGGAGCCGGTGCTGGTGTCCGGGACGGACGGCGTCGGCACGAAGCTGAAGCTGGCGTTTATGATGGACAAGCACGACACCATCGGCATCGACGCCGTGGCGATGTGCGTGAACGACATTGTCGTGCAGGGCGCGGAGCCGCTGTTTTTCCTCGATTATCTGGCGACGGGCAAGATCGTGCCGGAGAAGATCGAATCGATCGTCAAAGGCATCGCGGACGGCTGCGCGCAGTCCGGCTGCGCGCTGATCGGCGGCGAGACGGCCGAGATGCCGGGCATGTACGGCGAGGGCGAATACGACATCGCCGGCTTCGCCGTCGGTGTGGCTGACAAGAGCAAGCTCGTGACCGGAGCGAACATCAAGCCGGGCGACGCGGTTATCGGACTGGCCTCGAGCGGCGTTCACTCCAACGGCTACTCGCTTGTGCGCAAGCTGCTGCTGGAGACGATGGGCTACGATCTGCATGCGCCTCATCCGGATCTGGGCGGGCAGAAGCTGGGCGACGTGCTGCTGACGCCGACCAAGCTTTACGTGAAGTCCGTGCTGGCGCTGCTGGAGCGCGTGGAAGTGAAGGGCATGGCGCATATTACGGGCGGCGGCTTCATCGAAAATATTCCGCGCGTGCTGCCGGAGGGCGTGAACGTCGAGATCGACTACGGCTCGTGGCCGATTCTGCCGATATTCCGGCTGATGCAGCGGGACGGCGACATCAGTCACCGCGACATGTTCACGACGTTCAACATGGGCATCGGCATGGTGCTGATCGTGCCGGAGGCGCAAGCGGAACAAGCGATGGCGATCGCTCGCGAGCACGGCGAGCAGCCGTACCGCATCGGCCGCGTCACGCCGGGCGAACGCGTCGTGACGTTCGCGGGGGTGCAGGTCTGA
- the purN gene encoding phosphoribosylglycinamide formyltransferase, with amino-acid sequence MPPGRHPGSGAGAARRPRIAVFASGNGSNFQALVEAERAGLLDGHIGLLVCDKPQARVIERAARLDVPVFSFRPRDYASREDYEAEIVSRLREHQIDLIVLAGYMRIVTPVLLEAYPERIVNIHPSLLPAFPGLHAVRQALEHGVKVTGATVHFVDGGMDTGPIIAQRAVEVLEDDTEETLADRIHAIEHELYREAVQLICEGRVRVVDGKRVEIDRTARR; translated from the coding sequence ATGCCGCCCGGCCGGCATCCCGGGAGCGGGGCGGGCGCGGCGCGGCGGCCTCGCATCGCCGTGTTCGCCTCGGGCAACGGCTCCAACTTTCAAGCGCTGGTGGAGGCGGAGCGCGCCGGCCTACTGGACGGGCATATCGGCTTGCTCGTCTGCGACAAGCCGCAGGCGCGCGTCATCGAGCGGGCGGCCCGGCTCGATGTGCCGGTCTTCTCGTTCCGGCCGCGCGACTACGCGTCCCGCGAGGACTACGAGGCCGAGATCGTATCCCGCCTGCGCGAGCATCAGATCGATCTGATCGTGCTTGCCGGCTATATGCGGATCGTCACGCCGGTGCTGCTGGAGGCGTATCCGGAACGGATCGTCAACATCCATCCATCGCTGCTGCCGGCGTTTCCGGGCCTTCACGCGGTGCGCCAAGCGCTGGAACACGGCGTGAAGGTCACGGGGGCGACCGTGCACTTCGTCGACGGCGGCATGGACACGGGGCCGATCATCGCCCAGCGCGCGGTCGAGGTGCTGGAGGACGACACGGAGGAGACGCTCGCCGATCGCATCCACGCCATCGAGCACGAGTTGTACCGCGAGGCGGTCCAACTGATCTGCGAGGGGCGCGTGCGCGTCGTGGACGGCAAGCGCGTCGAGATCGACAGAACGGCTCGGCGATAA
- the purH gene encoding bifunctional phosphoribosylaminoimidazolecarboxamide formyltransferase/IMP cyclohydrolase, translating to MAIKRALISVSDKTGLVEFASALAKLGVEIISTGGTKTLLEKSGVPVIGISDVTGFPEIMDGRVKTLHPAVHSGLLAVRDNPEHQAQMKELGLDYIDLVVVNLYPFAETIAKPNVSYEDAIENIDIGGPTMLRSAAKNHAFVTVVVDAADYGAVLEEIRAQGDTTLDTRKRLAAKVFRHTAAYDSLISQYLSAQVGETFPERYTVTYEKIQDLRYGENPHQQAAFYRKPLASAGNLTTAEQLHGKELSYNNINDANAALQIVKEFTEPAVVAVKHMNPCGVGIGADIDEAFVKAYEADPTSIFGGIVAANRTIDEPTARRISEIFLEIVLAPDFTPAALEILTKKKNIRLLKLGSAMTAAQPEHVLTSVDGGMVVQDRDLRQITEADLKVVTERAPTAEELKQLLFAWKVVKHVKSNAIVLARDNMTVGVGAGQMNRVGSARIAIEQAGIKAQGSVLSSDAFFPMGDTVELAAQAGVTAIIQPGGSIRDQESIDAANKYGIAMVFTNVRHFKH from the coding sequence GTGGCAATCAAACGCGCGTTAATCAGCGTGTCGGACAAAACCGGCTTGGTCGAGTTCGCGTCCGCGCTGGCCAAGCTAGGCGTAGAAATCATCTCCACCGGCGGCACCAAGACGCTGCTTGAGAAGTCCGGCGTTCCGGTCATCGGCATCTCCGACGTCACCGGCTTCCCGGAAATTATGGACGGACGCGTCAAAACGCTGCATCCGGCGGTTCACAGCGGCTTGCTGGCTGTACGCGACAATCCGGAACATCAAGCACAAATGAAAGAGCTCGGACTCGACTACATCGACCTCGTCGTCGTCAACCTGTACCCGTTCGCGGAGACGATCGCCAAGCCGAACGTAAGCTACGAGGACGCGATCGAGAATATCGATATCGGCGGTCCGACGATGCTGCGCTCCGCGGCCAAAAACCATGCGTTCGTCACCGTCGTGGTGGACGCCGCGGACTACGGCGCGGTCCTAGAAGAAATCCGGGCTCAGGGCGACACGACGCTGGACACGCGCAAACGCCTGGCGGCCAAGGTGTTCCGCCATACGGCCGCTTACGATTCGCTGATCTCCCAATACTTGTCGGCGCAAGTCGGCGAGACGTTCCCCGAGCGGTACACCGTTACGTACGAGAAAATCCAGGATCTCCGCTACGGCGAAAATCCGCATCAGCAAGCTGCGTTCTACCGCAAGCCGCTCGCCTCGGCGGGCAATCTGACGACCGCCGAGCAACTGCACGGCAAGGAGCTCTCGTATAACAACATCAACGACGCCAACGCGGCGCTGCAGATCGTCAAGGAATTCACCGAGCCGGCCGTCGTCGCCGTCAAGCATATGAATCCTTGCGGCGTCGGCATCGGCGCGGATATCGACGAAGCTTTCGTGAAAGCCTACGAGGCCGATCCCACATCGATCTTCGGCGGCATCGTCGCGGCGAACCGGACGATCGACGAGCCGACCGCCCGGCGGATCAGCGAGATTTTCCTGGAGATCGTGCTCGCGCCGGACTTCACGCCGGCCGCGCTGGAGATATTGACGAAGAAGAAAAACATCCGCCTGCTGAAGCTCGGTTCGGCGATGACCGCCGCCCAGCCGGAGCATGTCCTGACCTCGGTGGACGGCGGCATGGTTGTGCAGGACCGCGATCTGCGCCAGATCACGGAAGCCGACCTGAAGGTCGTGACGGAACGCGCTCCGACCGCGGAAGAGCTGAAGCAACTGCTGTTCGCCTGGAAAGTCGTCAAGCACGTCAAGTCCAACGCGATCGTGCTGGCTCGCGACAACATGACGGTCGGCGTCGGCGCGGGCCAGATGAACCGCGTCGGGTCCGCCCGCATCGCCATCGAGCAGGCCGGCATCAAAGCGCAAGGCTCCGTGCTGTCCTCCGACGCGTTCTTCCCGATGGGAGACACGGTCGAACTGGCGGCGCAAGCCGGCGTTACGGCGATCATCCAGCCGGGCGGCTCGATCCGCGACCAGGAGTCCATCGACGCGGCCAACAAATACGGCATCGCGATGGTCTTTACGAACGTGCGCCATTTCAAACACTGA